One genomic segment of Rhinolophus sinicus isolate RSC01 linkage group LG11, ASM3656204v1, whole genome shotgun sequence includes these proteins:
- the MYADM gene encoding myeloid-associated differentiation marker, producing the protein MPVTVTRTTITTTTTSGLGSPTILGSPRALTQPLGLLRLLQLFSTCVAFSLVASVGAWHGFMGNWCMFAWCFCFAMTLLIIIVEVGGLQPRFPLSWRNFPITYACYAALFCLSASVIYPTTIVQFMSPGRSRDHAIAAIVFSCIACVAYATEVAWTRARPGEITGYMATVPGLLKVVETFVACIIFAFIIDSYLYKYKPALEWCVAVYAICFILAAVAILLNLGDCTNMLPIPFPTFLSGLALLSVLFYASAMVLWPLYQFDEKYGGQPQRRMDSTCRDAHTYRMCAWDSRLAVAILTAINLLAYVADLVYSAHLVFVRV; encoded by the coding sequence ATGCCGGTGACAGTGACCCGCACGACCATCACGACCACCACCACCTCAGGCCTGGGCTCCCCAACCATTCTGGGGTCCCCTCGGGCACTGACCCAGCCCCTGGGCCTCCTCCGCCTGCTACAGCTGTTTTCCACCTGTGTGGCCTTCTCGCTGGTGGCCAGCGTGGGCGCTTGGCATGGGTTCATGGGGAACTGGTGCATGTTCGCCTGGTGCTTTTGCTTCGCCATGACCCTCCTCATTATCATCGTGGAGGTAGGTGGGCTCCAGCCACGCTTCCCACTGTCCTGGCGCAACTTCCCCATCACCTATGCCTGCTACGCTGCCCTCTTCTGCCTCTCGGCCTCCGTCATCTACCCCACTACCATCGTCCAGTTCATGTCTCCTGGCCGCTCAAGGGACCACGCCATTGCTGCCATCGTCTTCTCCTGCATCGCTTGTGTGGCTTATGCCACTGAGGTGGCCTGGACCCGGGCCCGGCCCGGCGAGATCACCGGCTACATGGCCACAGTGCCAGGCCTGCTTAAAGTGGTTGAGACTTTCGTGGCCTGCATCATCTTTGCCTTCATCATCGACTCTTACCTGTACAAGTACAAGCCAGCCCTGGAGTGGTGCGTGGCCGTCTATGCCATCTGCTTCATTTTGGCGGCCGTGGCCATCCTGCTGAACCTGGGCGACTGCACCAACATGCTGCCCATCCCCTTCCCCACTTTCCTGTCTGGGCTGGCCCTGCTCTCCGTCCTCTTCTATGCCTCCGCAATGGTACTCTGGCCTCTCTACCAGTTCGACGAGAAGTACGGCGGCCAGCCCCAACGGCGGATGGATTCAACCTGCCGTGACGCTCACACCTACAGAATGTGCGCCTGGGACTCCCGCCTGGCTGTGGCCATCTTGACGGCCATCAACCTGCTGGCTTATGTGGCCGACCTGGTGTACTCAGCCCACCTGGTCTTTGTCAGAGTCTGA